A section of the Rhodobacteraceae bacterium M382 genome encodes:
- the ffh gene encoding signal recognition particle protein: MFENLSERLSGVFDRLTKQGALSEEDVKTALREVRVALLEADVSLPVAREFIKKVQDQATGQSVTKSVTPGQQVVKIVHDALVDTLRGDEDPGKLKIDNPPAPILMVGLQGGGKTTTTGKLAKRLKDRDGKKVLMASLDIYRPAAMDQLAVLGAQIGVDTLPIVKGQKPVDIAKRAKQQAALGGYDVYMLDTAGRLHIDEILMQEVEDVRNVVDPRETLLVVDGLTGQVAVEVAQEFDDKIGISGVVLTRMDGDGRGGAALSMRAVTGKPIRFVGLGEKMDAIETFEPDRIAGRILGMGDIVALVEKAQDTIEAEQAERMMKRMMKGHFNMNDLKMQLDQMLKMGGMEGMMSMMPGMGKMAKQVQDAGMDDKVIQRQIALIQSMTKKERANPALLQASRKKRIAAGAGQQVSDLNKLLKMHRQMSDVMKKMGKMGKGKMLKQAMSGMFGGKGGPSPEEMAAGMDPKALEAAAKAMGGGRGMPGGLPGLGGGMGLPGGLSGFGKKK, translated from the coding sequence ATGTTTGAAAATCTATCCGAACGCCTCTCCGGCGTCTTTGATCGCCTGACCAAACAGGGCGCCCTCTCCGAAGAAGACGTCAAAACCGCCCTGCGCGAAGTCCGCGTTGCCCTGCTCGAGGCCGACGTCTCGCTGCCGGTGGCACGCGAATTCATCAAAAAGGTCCAGGATCAGGCCACCGGCCAATCGGTCACCAAATCGGTCACCCCCGGCCAGCAGGTCGTCAAGATCGTGCATGACGCGCTGGTCGACACGCTGCGCGGCGACGAAGACCCCGGCAAGCTGAAAATCGACAACCCACCCGCGCCGATCCTGATGGTCGGCCTGCAGGGCGGCGGTAAAACCACCACCACCGGCAAACTCGCCAAACGGCTCAAGGATCGCGACGGCAAAAAGGTCCTGATGGCTTCGCTCGACATCTACCGCCCCGCCGCGATGGACCAGCTGGCCGTGCTCGGTGCCCAGATCGGCGTCGATACCCTGCCCATCGTCAAGGGCCAGAAACCTGTCGACATCGCCAAACGCGCCAAACAGCAGGCCGCGCTGGGTGGCTATGACGTTTATATGCTCGACACCGCCGGGCGCCTGCACATCGACGAAATCCTGATGCAGGAGGTCGAAGACGTCCGCAATGTGGTCGACCCGCGCGAAACCCTGCTGGTGGTCGATGGCCTGACCGGTCAGGTCGCGGTCGAGGTCGCCCAGGAATTTGATGACAAGATCGGCATCTCCGGCGTGGTCCTGACCCGGATGGACGGCGACGGGCGCGGCGGTGCTGCGCTGTCGATGCGCGCCGTCACCGGCAAACCCATCCGCTTTGTCGGTCTGGGCGAAAAGATGGACGCCATCGAAACCTTTGAGCCCGATCGCATCGCCGGTCGGATTCTGGGCATGGGCGACATCGTGGCGCTGGTCGAAAAGGCCCAGGACACCATCGAGGCCGAACAGGCCGAACGCATGATGAAGCGCATGATGAAGGGTCATTTCAATATGAATGACCTGAAAATGCAGCTCGATCAGATGCTCAAGATGGGCGGCATGGAAGGCATGATGTCGATGATGCCCGGCATGGGCAAAATGGCCAAACAGGTGCAGGACGCCGGCATGGACGACAAGGTCATCCAACGTCAGATCGCCCTGATCCAATCCATGACCAAAAAGGAACGCGCCAACCCCGCGTTGCTCCAGGCATCGCGCAAAAAACGCATCGCCGCCGGTGCGGGCCAACAGGTCAGCGACCTGAACAAATTGCTGAAAATGCACCGCCAGATGTCCGACGTGATGAAAAAGATGGGCAAGATGGGCAAAGGCAAGATGCTGAAACAGGCCATGTCCGGCATGTTCGGCGGCAAGGGCGGCCCCTCGCCCGAAGAGATGGCCGCAGGCATGGACCCCAAGGCGCTGGAGGCCGCGGCCAAGGCGATGGGCGGCGGACGCGGTATGCCCGGCGGCCTGCCCGGTTTGGGCGGCGGCATGGGTCTGCCCGGTGGTCTCAGCGGGTTCGGGAAAAAGAAATAA
- a CDS encoding chorismate mutase — protein sequence MTDPVTRAAELLKEHRESIDRLDAILVYTLGERFKHTQAVGRLKAEHDLPPSDPSREATQIARLEDLANRADLDPEFAKNFLNFIIQEVIQHHKKHQE from the coding sequence ATGACTGATCCCGTGACCCGCGCAGCCGAGCTGCTGAAAGAACACCGCGAAAGCATCGACCGGCTCGATGCCATCCTGGTTTATACGCTGGGCGAGCGGTTCAAACACACCCAGGCCGTGGGCCGCCTCAAGGCGGAACATGACCTGCCCCCCTCCGACCCGAGCCGCGAAGCGACACAGATCGCGCGGCTCGAAGATCTGGCCAATCGGGCCGATCTGGACCCCGAATTCGCCAAGAATTTTCTGAATTTCATCATTCAGGAAGTCATCCAACACCACAAGAAACACCAAGAATAA
- a CDS encoding NAD(P)H-dependent oxidoreductase, with protein MTHTLLHIDSSARFSDSASRILSSQIVDHLTPDQVIRRDLAQQELPQISETWIGANFTPADLRTDAQTAALAQSDALVDELIAADTIVIGLPVYNFSAPASLKLWIDLVARVGRTFHYTETGPQGLLTGKRAIVAYASGGVPMGAPVDFASTYLTQVLNFVGITEIEFVAAEGTAADATAALTKAQGEIAKLAA; from the coding sequence ATGACACACACGCTCCTCCATATCGACAGCTCCGCCCGTTTCTCGGATTCCGCCAGCCGTATCCTGTCATCGCAAATCGTTGACCACCTGACCCCCGACCAGGTCATCCGCCGGGATCTGGCGCAACAGGAGCTGCCACAGATCTCCGAAACCTGGATCGGTGCCAATTTCACCCCCGCCGACCTGCGCACCGACGCCCAGACCGCCGCTTTGGCCCAATCCGATGCGCTGGTTGATGAACTGATCGCCGCCGATACCATCGTCATCGGCCTGCCGGTCTATAACTTTTCGGCTCCCGCCAGCCTAAAGCTGTGGATTGATCTGGTCGCCCGCGTGGGCCGCACGTTCCACTATACCGAAACCGGCCCTCAGGGCCTGCTGACCGGCAAACGCGCCATTGTGGCCTATGCCTCGGGTGGGGTTCCGATGGGCGCGCCGGTCGATTTTGCATCGACCTATTTGACCCAGGTTCTGAACTTTGTCGGCATCACCGAAATCGAATTTGTCGCCGCCGAAGGCACCGCCGCCGATGCCACCGCCGCCCTGACCAAGGCCCAGGGCGAAATCGCCAAATTGGCCGCCTGA
- a CDS encoding aspartate/glutamate racemase family protein, with product MKKIGILGGVGWASTLDYYRAIAQGASRRAAAQGHTAPVPIPPMTIESVVQAQTRALRGSPGDDPSWAAFDTVFRTALLTLQGAGCDFAIIASNTPHARLHAITRGVTLPVLSIYEATATATKRGTKRGTKRGTAATGANAALVLGTTVTMQSDSYARHLAAAGIAANAQLPDPDIAEMQSMIDDDLHGISNGDAAPKARARLLRVCNRHATPGTAIILACTELPLAFPDHLDDVSFHADGHLFINPSAAHVQSALDRALGDDQTP from the coding sequence ATGAAAAAGATCGGCATTCTGGGCGGCGTCGGCTGGGCTTCGACGCTCGATTATTATCGCGCCATTGCCCAGGGGGCCTCTCGCCGCGCGGCGGCTCAGGGCCATACCGCGCCTGTGCCGATCCCGCCCATGACCATCGAATCCGTGGTTCAGGCCCAGACCCGCGCCCTGCGCGGATCCCCCGGCGATGACCCCAGCTGGGCCGCTTTTGACACCGTGTTCCGCACCGCGCTGCTCACCCTTCAGGGGGCGGGGTGTGATTTCGCCATCATCGCCTCCAACACACCGCACGCGCGCCTGCACGCCATCACGCGTGGGGTCACCCTGCCCGTCCTCAGCATTTACGAAGCCACAGCCACCGCCACCAAACGGGGCACCAAACGGGGCACCAAACGGGGCACAGCCGCCACCGGCGCAAACGCGGCCCTGGTGCTGGGCACCACCGTCACCATGCAATCAGACAGCTATGCCCGCCATCTGGCGGCTGCGGGCATCGCTGCGAATGCGCAATTGCCCGATCCCGACATCGCCGAAATGCAATCCATGATCGACGATGATCTCCACGGCATTTCCAATGGGGATGCCGCGCCCAAGGCCCGCGCCCGGTTGCTGCGGGTCTGCAACCGTCATGCCACGCCCGGCACCGCAATCATCCTGGCCTGCACGGAATTGCCGCTGGCCTTTCCCGATCATCTGGATGATGTCAGCTTTCACGCCGACGGGCATCTGTTCATCAACCCCTCGGCGGCCCATGTTCAATCCGCTCTGGACCGCGCGCTGGGGGATGATCAGACGCCCTGA
- the bluB gene encoding 5,6-dimethylbenzimidazole synthase, which yields MTRNAEFDDEFRDQLDLLMRLRRDVRRFRTDPVDEAVLTRCLDAFRLAPSVGLSEPWRVIRVTSDTARAAALENFEAANAQALTGYSGDRAARYSRLKLSGMREAPVQLAIYCDDATAKGHGLGAATMPEMRRYSVVTAITLFWLALRAEGLGLGWVSVLDPDQLNADLDVPTAWQLIGYFCLGHPEDTALTPELETKGWEDRLPAVPIETR from the coding sequence ATGACGCGGAACGCTGAATTCGATGATGAATTCCGCGATCAGCTTGATCTGCTGATGCGGCTCCGGCGCGATGTGCGCCGGTTCCGCACGGATCCGGTGGACGAGGCGGTGCTGACGCGCTGCCTCGACGCCTTTCGACTGGCCCCTTCGGTGGGGTTGAGCGAACCCTGGCGCGTGATCCGCGTGACCAGCGATACCGCCCGCGCGGCGGCGCTCGAGAATTTTGAAGCGGCCAATGCACAGGCGCTTACCGGATATTCTGGTGACAGGGCAGCGCGTTACAGCCGGCTAAAGCTATCCGGCATGCGCGAAGCTCCGGTGCAACTGGCGATCTACTGCGACGATGCCACCGCCAAGGGCCATGGGTTGGGCGCTGCCACCATGCCGGAAATGCGGCGCTATTCCGTGGTCACGGCCATCACCCTGTTCTGGCTGGCCCTGCGGGCCGAAGGCCTCGGGCTGGGGTGGGTGTCTGTTCTGGATCCCGACCAACTGAACGCCGATCTGGATGTACCAACTGCCTGGCAACTCATTGGCTATTTCTGTCTGGGTCATCCGGAAGACACGGCATTGACGCCCGAACTGGAAACCAAGGGCTGGGAAGACCGCCTGCCCGCGGTGCCGATCGAAACGCGGTAA
- a CDS encoding DMT family transporter yields the protein MLIFSSLVAGSFSLGSMVANEIAPEALTAVRFGLAAIVIGLAAMMTKGLKRQDFAAPWRYLVLGGLFAAYFVLMFYGLKTAPPVSAAAVFTLTPVMSGIVGWFLLRQITTPRMALALAIGGAGALWVIFRADLAALMEFKVGQGEIIYFVGCASHAIYTPMVRKLNRGESPVVFTFGTLVAGGVLLTIYGWHDIRATDWMGLPGIVWIGLAYLVVFATAASFVLLQFAAMNLPSAKVMAYTYLVPSWVILWEIALGNGVPNGLVLVGIVMTVVALVMLLEGSGRAKLQRG from the coding sequence ATGCTGATCTTCTCCTCGCTGGTGGCGGGGTCGTTTTCGTTGGGGTCCATGGTGGCCAATGAAATCGCACCCGAGGCGCTGACCGCGGTGCGGTTCGGGTTGGCGGCGATTGTCATCGGGTTGGCGGCGATGATGACAAAGGGGCTGAAACGGCAGGATTTTGCCGCGCCCTGGCGGTATCTGGTGCTGGGGGGGCTGTTTGCGGCCTATTTCGTGCTGATGTTTTACGGGCTGAAAACCGCACCCCCAGTCAGCGCGGCGGCGGTGTTCACCCTGACCCCGGTGATGAGCGGTATCGTCGGCTGGTTCCTGTTGCGCCAGATCACCACCCCGCGCATGGCGCTGGCGTTGGCGATTGGCGGGGCGGGGGCGCTGTGGGTGATTTTTCGTGCGGATCTGGCGGCGCTGATGGAGTTCAAGGTCGGGCAGGGCGAGATCATCTATTTCGTCGGCTGCGCCAGCCACGCGATCTATACGCCGATGGTGCGCAAGCTGAACCGCGGGGAAAGCCCGGTGGTGTTTACCTTTGGTACCTTGGTGGCGGGGGGCGTTTTGCTGACCATCTATGGCTGGCATGACATCCGGGCCACCGATTGGATGGGGCTGCCCGGGATCGTGTGGATCGGTTTGGCCTATCTGGTGGTGTTCGCCACGGCGGCGTCATTCGTGTTGCTGCAATTCGCGGCGATGAACCTGCCATCGGCCAAAGTGATGGCCTATACCTATCTGGTGCCCAGCTGGGTGATCCTGTGGGAAATCGCGCTGGGCAACGGTGTGCCCAACGGGCTGGTATTGGTCGGGATCGTGATGACGGTTGTCGCCCTGGTGATGCTGCTGGAGGGCAGCGGGCGCGCAAAGCTTCAGCGCGGATAA
- a CDS encoding GNAT family N-acetyltransferase produces the protein MTLDINIPRLETERLILRAPCEADLDAEAAFFASDASKFVGGPKRRDETWRSIAMLLGHWVMRGYGFWALDDKETGTFLGHVGLWGPEGWPESEIGWTLMNGATGKGYATEAALAARAYAYDILGWPTAISLIDPANTPSQRVAERLGATFESEYEHPAFGTTHVWRHPGPDAVVNGGMEAYA, from the coding sequence ATGACATTGGACATCAACATCCCCCGGCTGGAAACCGAACGCCTGATCCTGCGCGCCCCCTGCGAGGCCGATCTGGACGCCGAAGCCGCCTTCTTTGCCTCCGACGCCTCCAAATTCGTCGGCGGCCCGAAACGGCGCGACGAAACATGGCGGTCCATCGCCATGCTGCTGGGCCATTGGGTGATGCGCGGCTATGGCTTCTGGGCGCTGGATGACAAGGAAACCGGCACGTTCCTCGGTCACGTCGGCCTGTGGGGGCCCGAAGGCTGGCCCGAATCGGAAATCGGCTGGACCCTGATGAACGGCGCCACCGGCAAAGGTTACGCAACCGAAGCGGCGCTGGCCGCGCGCGCCTATGCCTATGACATTCTGGGCTGGCCCACCGCGATCAGCCTGATTGATCCGGCCAACACCCCCAGCCAACGGGTGGCCGAACGCCTCGGCGCGACATTCGAATCTGAATACGAACACCCGGCCTTTGGCACCACCCATGTGTGGCGCCATCCGGGACCTGACGCTGTGGTCAACGGCGGCATGGAGGCCTATGCCTGA
- a CDS encoding LysR family transcriptional regulator, with protein sequence MDNWDEVRTAYQVARMGTVSGAAEVLGVHHATVIRHIDAIEARLGVKLFQRHARGYTPTEAGQDLLRVAQATDDQFSQLVGRLKGQGNDVSGELVVTSLASVAPLLSPVLVDFQREHPGLIIRYLTGDRVFRLEYGEAHVAIRAGNAPEQPDNVVQPFMAQEMGLYASQSYVDVYGVPADTNDFANHRFVGNDDVNSRAPFSRWLREFVPPEAISFLCTNTITMREAVLQGAGIGFFSTWEAKSYPELVQVMEPVPEWSGKLWLVTHVDLHRTTKVQTFLKFLKSRAKEWTC encoded by the coding sequence ATGGACAATTGGGATGAAGTGCGCACCGCCTATCAGGTGGCGCGTATGGGCACCGTCAGCGGTGCGGCGGAAGTGTTGGGGGTGCATCATGCCACGGTGATCCGCCATATTGATGCGATCGAAGCGCGGTTGGGGGTCAAGCTGTTTCAGCGCCATGCACGGGGGTATACCCCGACCGAGGCCGGACAGGATCTGTTGCGGGTGGCGCAGGCGACCGATGATCAGTTCAGCCAGCTGGTCGGGCGGCTGAAGGGGCAGGGCAATGATGTATCCGGCGAATTGGTGGTGACGTCGCTGGCCTCCGTGGCGCCTCTGTTGTCGCCGGTGTTGGTGGATTTTCAGCGCGAACACCCGGGTCTGATCATTCGCTATCTCACCGGAGACCGGGTGTTCCGGCTGGAATATGGCGAGGCCCATGTGGCGATCCGGGCCGGCAATGCGCCGGAACAGCCCGACAATGTGGTGCAGCCGTTCATGGCCCAGGAGATGGGGCTGTATGCGTCGCAATCCTATGTGGACGTCTATGGTGTGCCGGCGGACACGAATGATTTTGCCAACCATCGCTTTGTCGGCAATGACGACGTCAACAGCCGCGCCCCGTTTTCGCGCTGGCTGCGGGAGTTTGTGCCGCCCGAGGCGATTTCGTTCCTGTGCACCAACACGATCACCATGCGCGAAGCGGTCCTGCAGGGGGCCGGGATCGGGTTCTTTTCGACCTGGGAGGCCAAGAGTTATCCCGAGCTGGTGCAGGTGATGGAGCCTGTGCCGGAGTGGTCGGGCAAGCTGTGGCTGGTGACCCATGTGGATCTGCACCGCACGACCAAGGTGCAGACCTTTCTAAAATTTCTGAAATCCCGCGCCAAGGAGTGGACCTGTTGA
- a CDS encoding metalloregulator ArsR/SmtB family transcription factor, with translation MSHELDTVFAALADPTRRAILTMLLEDDMAVTDVAEPFEMSLAAISKHLMILTRAGLIAQEKRGRVKWCKLQPDAMRATSVWMQGFGQFEPVHLDAFERFLATELSEPET, from the coding sequence ATGTCCCACGAACTCGACACTGTCTTTGCTGCTTTGGCCGACCCGACCCGGCGTGCCATTCTGACCATGCTTCTCGAAGATGACATGGCCGTCACCGATGTGGCCGAACCGTTCGAAATGTCGCTGGCGGCAATTTCCAAACACCTGATGATCCTGACCCGCGCCGGGTTGATCGCCCAGGAAAAACGCGGCCGGGTCAAATGGTGCAAACTGCAACCTGACGCCATGCGCGCGACCAGCGTCTGGATGCAGGGCTTTGGCCAGTTCGAACCGGTCCATCTGGATGCGTTTGAACGGTTTCTGGCCACCGAACTCAGCGAGCCCGAGACCTGA
- a CDS encoding NUDIX domain-containing protein: MADFACALIVHDRRLLLGQRSAHRRNRADKWDVIGGMAEAGEDLHSALTRELAEEVGIVPLSQRYFATIEQQPTDSCFHYFVVDQWQGTPTIRNQEHSQLMWYLFSDAAQLPDLALPEYPDLFRRLARFSSGADPSSLG, translated from the coding sequence ATGGCGGATTTTGCCTGCGCTCTCATTGTACACGATCGTCGACTCTTGCTCGGGCAACGGTCGGCACACCGTCGCAATCGTGCCGACAAATGGGACGTGATTGGCGGCATGGCCGAAGCTGGCGAAGATCTGCACAGCGCCCTGACCCGCGAACTGGCCGAAGAGGTCGGGATTGTCCCCCTCTCGCAACGCTATTTTGCCACGATCGAACAGCAACCGACCGACTCCTGCTTTCACTATTTCGTGGTGGATCAATGGCAGGGCACCCCAACCATTCGCAACCAGGAACACAGCCAACTGATGTGGTACCTGTTTTCCGATGCCGCGCAGCTGCCGGATCTGGCCCTGCCAGAGTATCCCGACCTGTTTCGCCGACTTGCGCGCTTTTCTTCCGGGGCCGACCCTTCTAGTTTGGGCTGA
- a CDS encoding GNAT family N-acetyltransferase: MLTLDIPTLKTDRLVLRAPVATDFETVAAFFADADRSWGFGGPLDRNNAWRWFASLIGHWALHGFGFWMVDTRDGDPVGFVGLWAPEGWPEPELGWVMFEGAEGKGYAREAAIEARRYAYEVLEFDTLSSNIFPGNARSVALAERLGAWHERTYENVSHGTEMVYRHPAPADLTTGAA; this comes from the coding sequence ATGCTGACTCTCGACATCCCCACCCTCAAAACCGACCGTCTGGTGCTGCGCGCACCGGTTGCAACGGATTTTGAAACCGTGGCCGCATTTTTTGCGGATGCGGATCGGTCGTGGGGATTCGGCGGACCGTTGGACCGCAACAACGCCTGGCGCTGGTTCGCCAGCCTGATCGGCCATTGGGCGCTGCACGGCTTTGGCTTCTGGATGGTCGACACCCGCGACGGTGACCCGGTTGGCTTTGTCGGTCTCTGGGCCCCCGAAGGTTGGCCCGAGCCGGAACTGGGCTGGGTCATGTTCGAAGGCGCCGAAGGCAAAGGGTACGCCCGCGAGGCCGCGATTGAGGCCCGCCGCTATGCCTATGAGGTGCTGGAATTCGACACGCTCTCCAGCAACATCTTTCCGGGCAACGCCCGCTCCGTCGCGCTGGCCGAACGTCTGGGTGCCTGGCACGAACGCACCTATGAAAATGTCAGCCACGGGACCGAAATGGTGTACCGCCACCCGGCCCCGGCTGACCTGACAACAGGTGCCGCATGA
- the rpsP gene encoding 30S ribosomal protein S16: protein MAMKIRLARGGSKKRPFYRIVAADSRMPRDGRFIEKLGTYNPLLPKDSEERVKMNAERVQYWLSQGAQPTDRIARMLEAAGLREKTERSNPKKGTPGKKAQERAEEKAAKAADASADAE from the coding sequence ATGGCTATGAAAATTCGTCTCGCCCGCGGCGGCTCGAAAAAGCGTCCCTTCTATCGCATCGTGGCGGCCGACAGCCGCATGCCGCGCGACGGCCGCTTCATCGAAAAGCTGGGCACCTACAACCCGCTGCTGCCCAAAGACAGCGAAGAGCGCGTAAAAATGAACGCAGAACGCGTTCAGTACTGGCTGAGCCAGGGTGCCCAGCCCACCGACCGTATCGCTCGTATGCTCGAAGCAGCCGGCCTGCGCGAAAAGACCGAGCGTTCGAACCCGAAAAAAGGCACCCCAGGCAAGAAAGCCCAGGAGCGCGCCGAAGAGAAAGCTGCCAAGGCAGCAGACGCTTCTGCCGACGCGGAATAA
- a CDS encoding DMT family transporter, which translates to MALKYWLVIAVLGIGWGMSFMFNEILLRELGPLSVSMGRVAFGALGCWVYVLATGKTVQIGWRRAWALLGFGALSYAAPFAFYALGQQYIASGVAGIVNATTPAFAVLVSHFWPGSDRATVLKSLGVLFGFAGIVVLSLPVIGSGGDSALWAVLMTLCAPVCYAFSVNFARYFRDLEPVVMVALALSGATVSIAPLALWMEGMPVITKLETWAALCVIGFVLTSAAFIVFYWVLPKVGPTNITMPTLIAPVSALVLGTWVLNEQLLPEHLMGMGAILIGLLLIDGRLFRRRARG; encoded by the coding sequence ATGGCGTTGAAATACTGGCTGGTGATTGCCGTTTTGGGAATCGGCTGGGGCATGTCATTCATGTTCAATGAAATCCTGTTGCGTGAGCTGGGGCCGCTGTCGGTGTCGATGGGGCGGGTCGCCTTTGGGGCGCTGGGATGTTGGGTCTATGTGCTGGCCACGGGCAAGACCGTGCAGATCGGGTGGCGCAGGGCCTGGGCATTGCTGGGGTTCGGGGCGCTCAGCTATGCGGCACCTTTTGCGTTCTATGCGCTGGGCCAGCAGTATATCGCCAGCGGCGTGGCCGGGATCGTGAATGCGACCACACCGGCATTTGCGGTGTTGGTGTCCCATTTCTGGCCGGGCAGCGACCGGGCGACGGTGTTGAAGTCGCTGGGGGTTCTGTTTGGGTTTGCCGGGATCGTCGTGTTGTCATTGCCGGTCATCGGGAGCGGTGGCGACTCGGCGCTGTGGGCGGTTCTGATGACGCTGTGCGCGCCGGTCTGTTATGCGTTCTCGGTCAATTTCGCCCGATATTTCCGCGATCTGGAACCTGTGGTCATGGTGGCGCTGGCGCTGAGTGGCGCGACGGTGTCGATTGCGCCATTGGCGTTGTGGATGGAAGGAATGCCGGTGATCACAAAGCTGGAAACCTGGGCGGCGCTGTGTGTGATCGGGTTTGTGCTGACCTCGGCGGCGTTCATCGTGTTCTATTGGGTGTTGCCCAAGGTGGGGCCCACCAACATCACCATGCCGACCCTGATCGCGCCGGTGTCGGCGTTGGTGCTGGGCACCTGGGTGTTGAACGAGCAATTGTTGCCAGAGCATCTGATGGGGATGGGGGCGATCCTGATCGGGTTGCTGTTGATCGATGGGCGGTTGTTTCGGAGACGCGCGCGCGGGTGA
- a CDS encoding GNAT family N-acetyltransferase, whose amino-acid sequence MPKNIPVIETKRLVLRGPEAEDYPDFKATFSSYRSRFMGGPLNTYEAWMLYAAEIGHWQVRGFGMWMIHDKVTDETYGMAGGWMPAAWPEREIAWIIWPDAAGHGYALEATHAARNYFYTQMGWETAVSYLDPKNLDSIRLAERLGAKKDNDAQTIDGNDAVYRHPSPAQLTDSQLSHGIDMEISHYADPLFKPKGWAID is encoded by the coding sequence ATGCCCAAGAATATCCCCGTCATCGAAACCAAACGTCTGGTCCTGCGTGGCCCCGAAGCCGAGGATTACCCGGATTTCAAGGCCACGTTCAGCTCTTACCGCTCGCGTTTTATGGGCGGGCCTCTGAACACCTATGAGGCCTGGATGCTCTATGCCGCCGAAATCGGCCACTGGCAGGTGCGCGGCTTTGGCATGTGGATGATCCACGACAAGGTGACGGATGAAACCTATGGCATGGCCGGGGGCTGGATGCCTGCGGCCTGGCCCGAACGTGAAATCGCCTGGATCATCTGGCCCGATGCCGCCGGTCACGGCTATGCGCTCGAGGCGACCCATGCGGCACGCAATTATTTCTACACCCAGATGGGTTGGGAGACAGCGGTCAGCTATCTCGACCCCAAGAACCTGGATTCGATCCGGTTGGCCGAACGGCTGGGTGCAAAAAAGGACAATGACGCCCAGACCATCGACGGCAACGACGCGGTCTATCGCCATCCCTCGCCCGCGCAGCTGACCGATTCTCAGCTGTCGCATGGCATCGACATGGAAATCAGCCACTACGCCGATCCGCTGTTCAAACCGAAAGGCTGGGCCATTGACTGA
- a CDS encoding prolyl-tRNA synthetase associated domain-containing protein, whose protein sequence is MDASLTYQDSLPVSSDALLARLDGWGIGYRLHSHVPLRTVEDSKAVEDQFMVPGENALRIKNLYLRDKKKRNYLITLQQDREIDLKALGAELGIGNLSFGSADRLLQNLGIRPGAVSPLAMVNGVDNGVQFFMESAAQQADVIYMHPLVNDRTVAMDRGDMMAFFDRIGCAVNWLP, encoded by the coding sequence ATGGACGCTTCTTTGACCTATCAGGACAGCCTGCCTGTTTCCTCGGACGCGCTGTTGGCGCGGTTGGATGGTTGGGGGATCGGCTATCGACTGCACAGCCATGTGCCGCTGCGCACGGTCGAAGACAGCAAGGCCGTCGAGGACCAGTTCATGGTGCCGGGCGAGAATGCGCTGCGGATCAAGAACCTGTATCTGCGCGACAAGAAAAAGCGCAATTACCTGATCACATTGCAGCAGGATCGCGAGATCGACCTGAAGGCGCTGGGTGCCGAGCTGGGGATTGGCAACCTGTCGTTTGGGTCTGCGGATCGGTTGTTGCAAAATCTGGGCATTCGCCCCGGCGCGGTCAGCCCGTTGGCCATGGTGAATGGCGTGGACAACGGCGTACAGTTTTTCATGGAGTCAGCCGCGCAACAGGCCGATGTCATTTATATGCATCCGCTGGTGAATGATCGGACCGTGGCCATGGACCGGGGGGATATGATGGCGTTTTTTGACCGGATCGGCTGTGCGGTGAATTGGCTGCCCTGA